One window of Magallana gigas chromosome 2, xbMagGiga1.1, whole genome shotgun sequence genomic DNA carries:
- the LOC105348451 gene encoding centromere-associated protein E gives MYLYLRHGDSLELLSGVVLKDGYRPVVGDVGNDLQLEPAIWFKSLIIDAILIDCDRRQVRWSRVRVKPGDRISEEIEDLSILCEPDNVIKAKNFEASVFEDYDYSELDPKAQEIFEATRQLLISMRKRELSNEQYKTELLRLLHCYIMPSISLTADDITNLHNALARVQNQLQSIDKIILKKDKAVQLTESSMSKQRKAILENEDFTSVVHILSCNPKFLHAFEKHIGKDVEDAWQEFEIIQRKVNELKLRNSTSEELGLVRKERDESYQKWEKTKLVQETIKQAKQRPTKSKRSSKVDTTNVFQKVYIEINERLQEEKEEIHRLCLHKVQISSVREAIELALDDLKTERQTFGWQMKSDGTAEHDTDVIGMNCKPKDWYTLEETISSILADVTNDVTQRHIRFCSGIHDKIASALKESELFQDQTSSNDDEYLVIEVHEDLLASGERSRDRRSRIGRSTVDIPEDEEHVPRRQETVFQSLIDTIKREVNDHLLSTVELLSQVIPENSRHGAAKLNISGKIAICYHNHLSHKIMEPLESLYDKTYGRICVNVFNKTKDMSFEELGIDEPWIRCLNDPSASVHVTEVKRPTETVSMASVHSITSGLSLLSIGKMPIDELYRRAKRECGELDDCPEFEVCVHPSPGEDTELTHPKGMVDESPPKTNGDFQTPFNVGPPSYEESTNLPPSYGEHCTSVKTPEVQEGGSLYDILQPGLDLVHSLVRETTITGKLKMITKTYRFVGNQVSALKSAASLQDFMGCCDELLTLLIVLLTYLDERDFKRLFIQMYLVVDFKPQCMLGGVHDCSLTNFFAAFQYLQDRLVMHNVRQSKNEIIELD, from the coding sequence ATGTACCTGTACCTGAGACACGGGGACTCGCTGGAGCTACTGTCTGGGGTGGTGCTGAAGGATGGGTACCGCCCAGTGGTTGGGGACGTGGGAAACGATCTACAGCTAGAGCCCGCCATCTGGTTCAAATCCCTCATCATCGACGCCATCTTGATTGACTGTGATCGTCGCCAAGTTCGATGGAGTCGTGTTCGAGTGAAACCAGGTGACCGCATCAGTGAAGAAATCGAGGACTTGTCCATTCTGTGTGAACCCGACAATGTCATTAAAGCTAAAAACTTTGAAGCGTCGGTTTTTGAAGACTATGATTACAGTGAATTAGACCCAAAAGCTCAGGAAATATTTGAAGCCACAAGACAGTTGTTAATCAGCATGAGAAAGAGAGAACTGAGCAATGAACAATATAAGACTGAATTGTTGCGGTTACTCCATTGTTATATCATGCCATCTATCTCGTTAACAGCAGACGACATAACTAATCTCCATAATGCCCTCGCCAGGGTTCAAAACCAACTTCAAAGCATCGACAAGATTATATTGAAGAAAGACAAAGCTGTGCAGTTGACGGAATCTTCGATGTCCAAACAACGGAAGGCAATTCTGGAGAACGAAGATTTCACAAGTGTAGTGCATATACTTTCATGTAATCCCAAATTTCTTCATGCGTTTGAAAAACACATAGGAAAAGATGTCGAAGATGCCTGGCAGGAATTTGAGATAATTCAAAGGAAAGTCAATGAGTTGAAGCTGAGAAATTCTACTTCAGAAGAACTTGGTCTGGTCCGGAAGGAACGGGATGAAAGTTATCAGAAATGGGAAAAAACAAAACTGGTTCAAGAAACCATAAAACAAGCAAAACAAAGGCCAACAAAGTCAAAACGATCGTCAAAAGTGGACACAACAAACGTCTTCCAAAAGGTGTACATCGAGATAAACGAACGTTTACAAGAAGAAAAGGAGGAAATACATCGACTTTGCTTACATAAGGTCCAAATTTCCTCAGTTCGAGAGGCTATTGAGCTAGCCTTGGATGATTTGAAGACGGAAAGACAGACTTTTGGTTGGCAGATGAAATCTGATGGAACAGCCGAACATGATACTGACGTCATTGGGATGAACTGCAAGCCAAAGGACTGGTACACGCTAGAAGAGACGATCTCTTCCATTTTAGCAGACGTCACCAATGACGTCACTCAACGACATATTCGCTTCTGCTCGGGTATACACGATAAAATTGCTTCAGCCTTGAAAGAAAGTGAACTTTTCCAAGATCAAACAAGCTCAAACGATGATGAATATCTAGTCATAGAAGTCCATGAAGACCTTCTAGCGTCAGGAGAACGAAGCCGAGATCGGCGATCAAGGATTGGGCGCTCTACAGTGGACATCCCAGAAGATGAAGAACACGTTCCTAGAAGACAAGAAACAGTTTTTCAGTCACTTATTGACACCATTAAAAGAGAGGTAAACGATCATTTGTTGAGTACGGTTGAACTCCTTTCGCAAGTCATCCCTGAAAACAGCCGTCATGGGGCGGCAAAATTAAATATCAGCGGAAAAATAGCCATTTGTTACCATAACCACCTCAGTCACAAAATCATGGAACCCTTAGAATCGTTGTATGATAAAACGTACGGTAGAATATGTGTTAATGTGTTCAACAAAACCAAGGATATGTCTTTCGAGGAGTTAGGTATTGACGAACCGTGGATACGCTGTCTGAATGACCCTTCCGCTTCCGTTCACGTTACAGAAGTCAAACGTCCGACCGAAACTGTGTCCATGGCGAGTGTGCATTCTATCACTTCCGGGCTGAGTCTCTTGTCAATTGGGAAGATGCCAATCGATGAACTCTACCGTCGTGCGAAGAGAGAGTGCGGGGAACTTGACGATTGCCCGGAGTTCGAGGTGTGTGTGCATCCCAGTCCAGGGGAGGACACGGAGCTGACCCACCCGAAAGGTATGGTTGACGAATCGCCACCCAAAACCAACGGCGACTTTCAGACGCCTTTCAATGTGGGTCCTCCATCTTATGAGGAGTCGACGAACTTACCGCCGTCTTACGGGGAACATTGCACCTCCGTAAAAACCCCGGAGGTCCAAGAAGGAGGAAGTCTGTACGACATTCTACAGCCTGGACTAGATTTGGTTCACTCCCTTGTGAGGGAAACCACCATTACTGGGAAACTGAAGATGATCACCAAAACTTACCGCTTTGTCGGGAACCAGGTGTCGGCTCTGAAGTCTGCAGCCTCGCTTCAGGATTTCATGGGCTGCTGTGACGAACTACTCACTTTACTTATCGTTTTGCTCACGTACCTTGATGAACGTGATTTCAAACGTCTTTTTATTCAGATGTACTTGGTGGTGGACTTTAAGCCGCAGTGCATGCTGGGAGGCGTTCATGACTGTTCGCTGACCAACTTCTTTGCGGCGTTTCAGTACCTACAGGACAGACTAGTCATGCATAACGTGAGACAGAGCAAGAATGAAATTATCGAGTTAGACTGA